Proteins encoded within one genomic window of Pongo pygmaeus isolate AG05252 chromosome 4, NHGRI_mPonPyg2-v2.0_pri, whole genome shotgun sequence:
- the DCP2 gene encoding m7GpppN-mRNA hydrolase isoform X1 — translation METKRVEIPGSVLDDLCSRFILHIPSEERDNAIRVCFQIELAHWFYLDFYMQNTPGLPQCGIRDFAKAVFSHCPFLLPEGEDVEKVLDEWKEYKMGVPTYGAIILDETLENVLLVQGYLAKSGWGFPKGKVNKEEAPHDCAAREVFEETGFDIKDYICKDDYIELRINDQLARLYIIPGIPKDTKFNPKTRREIRNIEWFSIEKLPCHRNDMTPKSKLGLAPNKFFMAIPFIRPLRDWLSRRFGDSSDSDNGFSSTGSTPAKPTVEKLSRTKFRHSQQLFPDGSPGDQWVKHRQPLQQKPYNNHSEMSDLLKGKNQSMRGNGRKQYQDSPNQKKRTNGLQPAKQQNSLMKCEKKLHPRKLQDNFETDAVYDLPSSNEDQLLEHAEGQPVACNGHCKFPFSSRAFLSFKFDHNAIMKILDL, via the exons ccgatttattttgcatattcccAGCGAGGAAAGAGACAATGCAATCCGAGTGTGTTTTCAGATTGAACTTGCCCATTGGTTTTACTTGGATTTCTACATGCAGAACACACCAGGATTACCTCAGTGTGGGATAAGAGACTTTGCTAAAGCTG TCTTCAGTCATTGTCCGTTTTTGCTGCCTGAAGGTGAAGATGTGGAAAAAGTTTTGGATGAATGGAAGGAATATAAAATGGGAGTACCAACATACGGTGCAATTATTCTTGATGAGACACTTGAAAAT GTACTACTGGTTCAGGGGTACCTAGCAAAATCAGGCTGGGGATTtccaaaaggaaaagtaaataaagaaGAAGCTCCTCATGATTGTGCTGCTAGAGAG GTCTTTGAAGAAACTGGTTTTGACATCAAAGACTATATTTGTAAGGATGATTACATTGAACTTCGAATCAATGACCAGCTTGCTCGTTTGTACATCATTCCAGGAATTCCAAAAGACACAAAATTTAACCCAAAAACTAGAAGAGAAATTCGG AACATTGAGTGGTTCTCTATTGAGAAATTGCCTTGTCATAGAAATGATATGACTCCCAAATCCAAACTTGGTTTGGCACCTAACAAATTTTTTATGGCCATTCCCTTTATCAG ACCATTAAGGGACTGGCTTTCTCGAAGATTTGGTGATTCCTCAGACAGTGACAATGGATTTTCCTCAACTGGTAGCACGCCGGCTAAACCCACTGTGGAAAAATTGAG TCGAACCAAATTCCGCCACAGTCAGCAGTTATTTCCTGACGGTTCTCCTGGTGACCAGTGGGTAAAGCACAGGCAACCACTGCAGCAAAAGCCATATAATAATCATTCTGAAATGTCTGACCTTTTAAAAGGAAAG AATCAAAGTATGAGGGGAAATGGCAGAAAACAGTATCAAGATTCacctaatcaaaagaaaagaacaaatgggCTTCAGCCTGCAAAGCAGCAGAATTCTTTGATG aagtgcGAAAAGAAACTTCATCCACGGAAACTTCAGGATAATTTTGAAACAG atgctGTATATGACTTACCTAGCTCCAATGAAGACCAGTTGCTAGAACATGCCGAGGGACAGCCCGTGGCATGTAATGGACATTGCAAGTTCCCCTTTTCATCCAGAGCCTTTTTGAGTTTCAAGTTTGACCATAATGCTATAATGAAAATCTTGGACCTTTGA
- the DCP2 gene encoding m7GpppN-mRNA hydrolase isoform X3 — protein sequence METKRVEIPGSVLDDLCSRFILHIPSEERDNAIRVCFQIELAHWFYLDFYMQNTPGLPQCGIRDFAKAVFSHCPFLLPEGEDVEKVLDEWKEYKMGVPTYGAIILDETLENVLLVQGYLAKSGWGFPKGKVNKEEAPHDCAAREVFEETGFDIKDYICKDDYIELRINDQLARLYIIPGIPKDTKFNPKTRREIRNIEWFSIEKLPCHRNDMTPKSKLGLAPNKFFMAIPFIRPLRDWLSRRFGDSSDSDNGFSSTGSTPAKPTVEKLSRTKFRHSQQLFPDGSPGDQWVKHRQPLQQKPYNNHSEMSDLLKGKKCEKKLHPRKLQDNFETDAVYDLPSSNEDQLLEHAEGQPVACNGHCKFPFSSRAFLSFKFDHNAIMKILDL from the exons ccgatttattttgcatattcccAGCGAGGAAAGAGACAATGCAATCCGAGTGTGTTTTCAGATTGAACTTGCCCATTGGTTTTACTTGGATTTCTACATGCAGAACACACCAGGATTACCTCAGTGTGGGATAAGAGACTTTGCTAAAGCTG TCTTCAGTCATTGTCCGTTTTTGCTGCCTGAAGGTGAAGATGTGGAAAAAGTTTTGGATGAATGGAAGGAATATAAAATGGGAGTACCAACATACGGTGCAATTATTCTTGATGAGACACTTGAAAAT GTACTACTGGTTCAGGGGTACCTAGCAAAATCAGGCTGGGGATTtccaaaaggaaaagtaaataaagaaGAAGCTCCTCATGATTGTGCTGCTAGAGAG GTCTTTGAAGAAACTGGTTTTGACATCAAAGACTATATTTGTAAGGATGATTACATTGAACTTCGAATCAATGACCAGCTTGCTCGTTTGTACATCATTCCAGGAATTCCAAAAGACACAAAATTTAACCCAAAAACTAGAAGAGAAATTCGG AACATTGAGTGGTTCTCTATTGAGAAATTGCCTTGTCATAGAAATGATATGACTCCCAAATCCAAACTTGGTTTGGCACCTAACAAATTTTTTATGGCCATTCCCTTTATCAG ACCATTAAGGGACTGGCTTTCTCGAAGATTTGGTGATTCCTCAGACAGTGACAATGGATTTTCCTCAACTGGTAGCACGCCGGCTAAACCCACTGTGGAAAAATTGAG TCGAACCAAATTCCGCCACAGTCAGCAGTTATTTCCTGACGGTTCTCCTGGTGACCAGTGGGTAAAGCACAGGCAACCACTGCAGCAAAAGCCATATAATAATCATTCTGAAATGTCTGACCTTTTAAAAGGAAAG aagtgcGAAAAGAAACTTCATCCACGGAAACTTCAGGATAATTTTGAAACAG atgctGTATATGACTTACCTAGCTCCAATGAAGACCAGTTGCTAGAACATGCCGAGGGACAGCCCGTGGCATGTAATGGACATTGCAAGTTCCCCTTTTCATCCAGAGCCTTTTTGAGTTTCAAGTTTGACCATAATGCTATAATGAAAATCTTGGACCTTTGA
- the DCP2 gene encoding m7GpppN-mRNA hydrolase isoform X2 — protein sequence MPSRFILHIPSEERDNAIRVCFQIELAHWFYLDFYMQNTPGLPQCGIRDFAKAVFSHCPFLLPEGEDVEKVLDEWKEYKMGVPTYGAIILDETLENVLLVQGYLAKSGWGFPKGKVNKEEAPHDCAAREVFEETGFDIKDYICKDDYIELRINDQLARLYIIPGIPKDTKFNPKTRREIRNIEWFSIEKLPCHRNDMTPKSKLGLAPNKFFMAIPFIRPLRDWLSRRFGDSSDSDNGFSSTGSTPAKPTVEKLSRTKFRHSQQLFPDGSPGDQWVKHRQPLQQKPYNNHSEMSDLLKGKNQSMRGNGRKQYQDSPNQKKRTNGLQPAKQQNSLMKCEKKLHPRKLQDNFETDAVYDLPSSNEDQLLEHAEGQPVACNGHCKFPFSSRAFLSFKFDHNAIMKILDL from the exons atgcccag ccgatttattttgcatattcccAGCGAGGAAAGAGACAATGCAATCCGAGTGTGTTTTCAGATTGAACTTGCCCATTGGTTTTACTTGGATTTCTACATGCAGAACACACCAGGATTACCTCAGTGTGGGATAAGAGACTTTGCTAAAGCTG TCTTCAGTCATTGTCCGTTTTTGCTGCCTGAAGGTGAAGATGTGGAAAAAGTTTTGGATGAATGGAAGGAATATAAAATGGGAGTACCAACATACGGTGCAATTATTCTTGATGAGACACTTGAAAAT GTACTACTGGTTCAGGGGTACCTAGCAAAATCAGGCTGGGGATTtccaaaaggaaaagtaaataaagaaGAAGCTCCTCATGATTGTGCTGCTAGAGAG GTCTTTGAAGAAACTGGTTTTGACATCAAAGACTATATTTGTAAGGATGATTACATTGAACTTCGAATCAATGACCAGCTTGCTCGTTTGTACATCATTCCAGGAATTCCAAAAGACACAAAATTTAACCCAAAAACTAGAAGAGAAATTCGG AACATTGAGTGGTTCTCTATTGAGAAATTGCCTTGTCATAGAAATGATATGACTCCCAAATCCAAACTTGGTTTGGCACCTAACAAATTTTTTATGGCCATTCCCTTTATCAG ACCATTAAGGGACTGGCTTTCTCGAAGATTTGGTGATTCCTCAGACAGTGACAATGGATTTTCCTCAACTGGTAGCACGCCGGCTAAACCCACTGTGGAAAAATTGAG TCGAACCAAATTCCGCCACAGTCAGCAGTTATTTCCTGACGGTTCTCCTGGTGACCAGTGGGTAAAGCACAGGCAACCACTGCAGCAAAAGCCATATAATAATCATTCTGAAATGTCTGACCTTTTAAAAGGAAAG AATCAAAGTATGAGGGGAAATGGCAGAAAACAGTATCAAGATTCacctaatcaaaagaaaagaacaaatgggCTTCAGCCTGCAAAGCAGCAGAATTCTTTGATG aagtgcGAAAAGAAACTTCATCCACGGAAACTTCAGGATAATTTTGAAACAG atgctGTATATGACTTACCTAGCTCCAATGAAGACCAGTTGCTAGAACATGCCGAGGGACAGCCCGTGGCATGTAATGGACATTGCAAGTTCCCCTTTTCATCCAGAGCCTTTTTGAGTTTCAAGTTTGACCATAATGCTATAATGAAAATCTTGGACCTTTGA